The Salvelinus fontinalis isolate EN_2023a chromosome 32, ASM2944872v1, whole genome shotgun sequence nucleotide sequence TAACCTTATCCTCTCCAATGTGTTGCTTGTTTGTttattctgctctctgtctgcagtTTCTGTAGTAATTATGTTTGTACTCTTGACAGGAAGTGTGTTGGGCTTATGTTTGTATTGAAACCATCCCACTCTGTCTTTCCATTCTGGTGGGGAGAAGTCTCAGTTCAATGTTAGGAACTCGGCAGCCAATAAGAGTGGAATTCAGAGCAGCCTTCAGCCTGGCTCAGTCTGTATTGTGGTCTAGTATAACACACTGTACagtcgttgcaaaacgttttgagaattacataaatattaattttcacaaagtctgctgcctcagtttgtatgatggcaatttgcatatactcaagaatgttatgaagagtgatcagatgaattgcaattaattgcaaagtccctctttgccatgcaaatgaactgaatccccaaaaaacatttccactgcatttcagtccTGCCACAAAAGGCCCtcctgacatcatgtcagtgattctctcgttaacacaggtgtgtgtgtgttgacgaggacaaggctggagatgactctgtcatgctgattgagttcgaataacagacagCTTCAAAAGtggggtggtgcttggaatcattgttcttatgtcaaccatggttacctgcaaggaaacacgtaccgtcatcattgctttgcacaaaaagggcttcacaggcaaggatattgctgccagtaagagtgcacctaaatcaaccctttatcggatcatcaagaacttcaaagagagctgttcaattgttgtgaagaaggcttcagggcgcccaagaaagtccagcaagcgccaggaccatctcctaaagttgattcggctgcgggatcggggcaccaccagtacagagcttgctcaggaatggcagctggcaggtgtgagtgcatctgcacgcacagtgaggtgaagacttttggaggatggcctggtgtcaagaagggcagcaaagaagtcacttctctccaggaaaaacatcagggacagattgatattctgcaaaaggtacagggattggactgtcattttctctgaatcccctttccgattggttggggcatctggaaaaagctTGTTCGGAGAAGACGAGGTGAGTGCTACCATCCgttctgtgtcatgccaacagtaaagcatcctgagaccattcatgtgtggggttgcttctcagccaagggagtggactCACTCACAACTTTGccgaagaacacagccatgaataaagaatggtaccaacacatcctccgagagcaacttctcccaaccatccaggaacagtttggtgacgaacaatgccttttccagcatgatggagcaccttgccatacggaaaaagtgataactaagtggctcggggaacaaaacattgatattttgggtccatggccaggaaactcaccagaccttaatcccattgaacttgtggtcaatcctcaagaggcaggtggacaaacaaaaccccacaaattctgacaaactccaagcattgatgatGCAAGAATTGGCtgcaatcagtcaggatgtggctcaGAAGTTAATttacagcatgccagggcggattgcagaggtcttgaaaaagaagggtcaacactgcaaatattgactctttgcatcaacttcatgtaattgtcaataaaagcctttgacacttatgaaatgcttgtaattatacttcagtattccatagtaacatctgacaaaaatatctaaaaacactGAAGCAGAAATCTTTGTCGAAATTAATATTTGTATCattcaacttttggccacggctGTAATTTAACATGACAATGGAATGTAGCACCAACCAGCTCAGGCCTAGTTCATACTGTAACGTTACTGTTGAAGACATACTGTAGAGTTAGTTAGGGCCCAGTCTATAGAGGAAAATCGATCCCTTTTTTACGAATAGGGCAGCAGTAGGTCTATTATCATTTTCTATCCCCCTTGCCTTCATCTTATGTCTTGTAATAAGCATCATgccactcccctccctctctccctccctctctagatGATGAGGTGGACTTGCAGCATAGTACGACAGGGAGCGAGGGGGGGAACTCATCAGGCGAAACCCCTCCCTCCAAACGCAAGGGCAAGTTCTCCAGCTTCGGCAATATGTTCAAGCCCTGGaagtggaggaagaagaagagcagTGAGACGTTTCTGGAAACCTCAATAGGTACCTCCCCTTTATAAATAGTAACCTTGATGTATGGATTGTACAACTGTAAGGACCTGTTATTTTAAGTCAGCTCAAGTCTTCATGGTCTCAGACAATGTTACTCATCAAGCCACTTCAGTTACGGGAAAATTAAACATTTGTTTACTTTCAGTGTTGGAGAGGAAGATCTCGGTAAGGAGACCTCGTCAGGAGCTAATCGACAGGGGAGTGCTGAAAGAACTTCCAGAGAATGGTATGCAGACCAatgcccgtatccacaaagcctctccgagtaggagtgctgatctaggaccgGTTTAGCcgtttagatcataatgaatatgatTATATGGAAATATCCTAGATCTGCACTCcgactctgagatgctttgtgcaTACGGGCCCTGATAGGCAAAGGACCTACAGAGATACTGGTAGCCTATATTTTATCAACGAGTAACAAAAATATAGTAGGGTAACAATTTTAGAGAATATTGATGTCGAATATCTTTGCTGACTTCAGATTCCTTatcagtatgtgtttctgtgtgacagAGAGCAACGATGTGAACCACTCCAAAGTTACGGGGGTGAAGAATGGCCAGCCAGTATCCATGGACGTTGACCGGGTCTCAGAGTCAGGGGTCAGGGGGTCGCggggggagccaggcccagggcTCAACCCCACTTGGCTGCCCCAGGGAGTGGACCCCCGGCGGGGCACTGTCCCTTCTGATGACCCCCGGAGCAGGAGCAGGGTGCCCTCCGATGCCTCTCGCTCCAACCGAGCCCCACTGGACGTAGACTCGCACGCCAGGCTATCGGCCATAGATCTGGAGAGACGGAGCAGACTGCCCTCTGACGTGTCGGGGGAAAAGAGGAAAGGAGGGTCACTACCGAGAGGACCTGCTCCTGAGGATGGGAAGCACcggagggaggggaaagaggacaagcgagaggagaggagagatgggaaagaggagaggaaaggagagaggagagatgggaaagaggagaggagagcggatgGGAAAGGGGAGAAAAGAGATCCGtgtgatgagagagaaagaaaggatcagagggaggagagagaccggGAGGGAGGCGAACGGAGGAATGATAAAGacaaggaaaagagagacaggagagatgacagggagaggagagaagataggGAAAGGAGGGACAGAGATAATCGAGAGGAGGAcaaggagaagagagatgggaagggagaaaaagatgaccggagagagggaaaagagaaaagagacgAGAAGAGAGATGatcgagagaggagggatgactgGGAAATAAAAGATGACAAGAGAATCGATTGTGAAAGGAGAGATGCTCGTGATCGCAGGGACGATGGTGAGGAGAAGGATAGGAGAAGGAGTCCTAGGGCTGGGAAACCAGAGACTATCTTGAGACCTGTAGAAGGGAGTCGTCCGGTGGTCAGACCCCACTCTGAGATGGAGCTGAGGCCCAGTCTCCAGAAGACCTCCTCAGAGGACCTCCGTACCAGGGTCCGCCCTGCCTCCGAGACTTACTGTGGAAGCACCTTGCCCAGGTACATACCATCTGAGGAGACCAAACGAGGGGAAACCCGCGGAAGAGCAGGTAAGAAACTGCCTGGGATGTATAAGTATATCCTCTCACTTGTACGTCTGAAGGTTGCTCTTCAGTTGTTGAAGTTCAACAATTATTAGTGGAAAAAAGCATTTTAAAGCAGTTTATTGGGCACTTTGCAAGGCAATGTCTGCTAGTTGAGTGTCTAGAAGATTCTTTCCATTCTACTGTGTTGTATATACGGTAACTCGTACATCTCCTTGTTCTCATCCCTGTGAAAGGTGTGAGGACTTGACCAGTATCCGTCTTTAGTTAGTTAATCTGTTAAAAAGCTGCTTATTGTCTAACGTTGAGTTGCAGCTTATCTCAGCTCTGTGTTCTATGTGCTCAGCACTGTACAGTAACAGTGTGTGTTTTTGAGGCTGCACTTTGAGCCCCAAGGACCAGGTGGAATAGAAACACTTATTATCCTTctgacttcctgtctgtctccgtGTTTTGTCTCTGTCGGTCTCCGTGTTTTGTCTCTGTCGGTCTCCGTGTTTTGTCTCTGTCGGTCTCCGTGTTTTGTCTCTGTCGGTCTCCGTGTTTTGTCTCTGTCGATCTCCATGTTCTGTCTGTAGAGTCCACTGGTGTCCGCTTCGCTCCTGGCCCCGCCCCAGACTCCGCCTTTAACTCCTCCTCCCGGAGTGCTCAGCCTCCTACCAAACAGGCCATGCTCCCTCCCAAGGGCCaacccaccaccacctcctccacggAGCCTGGCCGGACCTCCACcccaccttcctcctcctcctcctctacttcctccacctcctctgctaTAGCGGTGGCCAAGCCACCCAGGACTGTTTCCCTGGTCATCAGTgatgaccctcctcctcctcccagcccCGTCCCCCCTGCGCGGTTTAGCCATGTACCCCCATCCTTCACCCCGGGAGAGTCGGCCACTCCTCCCCCTGTACCCCCCCATGCCAAGCAGCCACCTGTACCCCCACCCAAACTCACCAACCGCAACAGCAACCCCGCTCTGTTTGGTGAGTTTACCCTGCCTCTGCTCCCTGTTTGTACTGCTgtttcacatttacattttacaattacttttaagtcatttagcagacgctcttatccagagcgacttacaaattggtgcattcaccttatgatttCACAACATAATGTACTGGTTATCATTGTTTTACGTAGGTTTATGGATGAGGTAAGTCCTGTACCcctcaagtaaagtgttacaatTACATTTGACCTTTTTGAACCCAAATCAATGACTCTGGTGTTTCTAAGTGTCCTTTGCTGTTTCAACAGAATATGTCCTCCTGCAGTATAGTGGTTGGTCTCGATGTGTACTGAAACACAGGGTGTTCTATGCAGTACCTAGGCCTTTTCTCAGTTAGATTTGCTCAACTCTTGCATCCTCTCTCACATCCTTTTGAAAAAAGTCAAAGGTAATCGAGGAGAGGGAATGTGGAAGAAATGCGTTTGTACTGATCTCCACTCACATCAGGCTAATTACTTTTACAAgggtggatcccaaaataaatgtataaaGTGATATGTTTTTATGTTAGTTGTGCAAGACATTTTTATAGATAAAACGATAAGTAGCATATCGTTTTTAAACGTTTGCATCATTTTCTCCTTCGAGAAAACAATGGTATGTGGCAGATTTCGAAACTCTTCCGTAAAGGACTTGAGTAGAATATACTTGTGCTTCCTCGCCAAAACAAGTCTATTGAGGAGGGCAGGACCATCTTCCATTTGCCTACTAACGAATTTACACGTTCCTCGACCACTCATCGATATTCCGGTCACAGAGTAGAGAGGGCGGAGGACAGACTTATGTCCAAACAAGAAAAGGCCCTAGTCTGCAGTTTGTGTACAGCGAGACAGTCTCCAAAAAGAGGGGCAGGCAAGGGCTTTTCTTTACCGGGTTTATTCAAGCTCCGctctcacatatacacacacacacaatgctgtgCTGGCGCTCCTCCAACATGCCTGGAGCAATTCCAGAGAATCCAGGGCTCTGATTGGCTGCCTCAGTTTTCcacatcctctgccccagctgcCTTAGGTCTGGAGCCCATTCCAACAGTCTGTATAGTAACAGTTGTTGtgactagggctgttgtggtgaccggtaattagtagcctaccaaatttGCTAacggcctggtactcagcactctattatccctctaatcactctgacatcaatgaaaatctaatcaaacacttcatgagatgccatgagctcatgttgcgcaacatttctataggctatgaaaTTGTGCGAGAAAcactgatggcctctattaaaaagaggaggatcccattagatttctataggctaggcctagtgtatttatttctcaactttcctaatattaagcaaatattaagcacattgcttatctttacaacaggtGTATAGCCTACCTGGTTGGCATTAaaatgaactacaggaaaagcatcctccattcactatttaagtgtagagattacatgtattttttcacCTGCCCCTGTTTCAAAACagatgcatgataatggtccaatCTAAATCAAAACGGATTTCACACGTATATGTAAAGTTAATACTAAATCATGAATAGTCTGATGGATGACAaaattagcctatcacttgtgagtTAGATATTATCACTTGTGTATAATGCCCAGCTTAAggcaagaaacaatgccttttttattattttaactTTTTCGAATCCTAgtccacacctcatgtagcctagcacaTAGGccaatatgttttgataaggtttgcgTCACAGCTAAAGTGACCAAATggcttcttaaaatgaagcacatgaaACCGCTTTACAaccggtgtagagcctaactggcatacataagtagcgtgtgagtttcaagtttggggtagatcattttcaccataaaaatgcacctttataataaaaacattgcatgtataattgcatttgtggtcacttttgataaaggtgttttcccgctaatggaacattgaCGCTTATAGCCTACAGTGTGTGCATTGTTGCACTTATAGTGTGAAGcaggcagcactcagggagaagggctgcAAAAGGCAtgttttttttagggtgcattatttCCACACAGAGGATTCTGCCGGGAAATTCAAAGCATTATCAGGTGCTTCTCAAATTGTGAACGAGAAACTGACGAAGTGTGAACAGTCTgcacaaaaaacaaagcagagctcatgcctttcaagttactttttttcaaatcatcattagtctcatcatgcagccttacaatgtattaaacatCTAAAAATCCAGCCCAATGTTTGTAGaccaactaaagttacattattAACTCTAAATTAACCATATAGAAGTACCTATTTCGTTGTTAACAGCTCAGCATATGTCCGCACTCCCtcatcatttggagaaaataccCATtatttttattcagctttgttcaattgtattcttcttactataaaataatgccatggaattctaagcaaatcttgtctgctaaatgaactagtgtagcccacagccatatggcatagccagatcaggacaacTCAGTAAGCTATTCTGTTCTTATGAAatggactacattttcttcatatcatgtttcttcagacctgtctaaaataaataatggatttattgtgaaggtgtaggctatattacatggatttattagacttttaaaatgtagatgttccaaaggtccgcatcagtggcttgtaggctgtgtggtagccaggagatgctaaatgtgttttttaattaatggtcaattaccatgagaccgacAGTTTATTTTCTTGACAATCACCCGGTGATGGAATTTcgtgaccaccacagccctagtTGTGACACAATTAGAAAAGTCCTATGCCATTCTGAAGGCATAGTCCTCATAGATACGTTACTCCATTTTACAATAGCATCTGGTTGACAGTTGTGTACAGCAGAAATTATAGTTAGTATTCATTATGTGGATCTCCTCCCTGATAGGCATTCTGAGTCTGTGTTCTGATTGGCTGCTACAGTGACACACAGTGCATGTCTCCTGGCTAATCCCAAGAGTGGCGTTTGTCAATGGTTATGTAACCCTGTCATTGGTCGTAAACCATACAGGATCCACAGAATACAAACATCCATTCTgtcactgtatatactgtatcacagtatatacatacaatAGGCTAACGTCCTCACCAGTCTGTCAACAGACAATCATGCTGCCTGGCAGTTTTCTATATCCGAAGCCTATCTTTAGGTTAAATATTAGATATAATAAGATGTTAGATATTGAGGTAATAATCTGCCTAGCTGGGCAACAGTGGCCAGTTATTCAATGTCTCGCACCGTCAACCAGTCCGCTGAAGgccttgacctctgacctcactcATCTCTGGCAGCGTCCACATTGAACAGAGCCTCAAGGGTCCACGGTCCCCATCCTCTGCACTACTGGACAAGTTGGAGAAGGCAGGGGGAGCTGGgcctctacctctccctgtccaCCTACTACCTCCGCTACCGACGGGCTGAACAAGCCTGTTCAGATACCCTGTCCTGAGGGGCACAAGCCTGCCATGCCACGCTGTCCATTCATGGGCTTAGCACTGAATAACCGTAACCGCTCCACAGCACGTGTTATGACACCACCAAGTCTGATAGGTTAGTCTGACAGGAACTGATGACATTGGAACAACTGTTCCCCGTTCTGCCCATAGCAAGTGATGTGATGCACCACCAGCATAGATCGATCATCCCCCACTTTATTCATTGCATGTCAGATTGAGTTGTGGCTGAACTGACTGAACTAACTTGACTTGGTTGGAATGAAAACAATGCATGGAAGTTAGGCTAACTGCCAGGCAGTGTGCCCCAGCTTGCTGGTTGTGTCGTCTTTGACTTTAAAGAGAGGTCAAGAGAGACTGCTGAGGCGTGTGAAATGACTTACAAATAATGGATTAAGACTAATAAAATGCTTTTCAGGTTGTTTTCAGGCTTTAATACTGCACGGAATGATTTCCATCTGAACCATAGGATAAGATATGGGCCATGCTGCTAATATCCAGACCTGATATCATCATCCTTTTTCaaatagtggggcaaaaaagtatttagtcagccagcaattgtgcaagttctcccacctaaaaatatgagagaggcctgtaattttcatcataggtacacttcaactatgacagtcaaaatgagaa carries:
- the phactr4a gene encoding phosphatase and actin regulator 4A isoform X3, producing MANRDDEVDLQHSTTGSEGGNSSGETPPSKRKGKFSSFGNMFKPWKWRKKKSSETFLETSIVLERKISVRRPRQELIDRGVLKELPENESNDVNHSKVTGVKNGQPVSMDVDRVSESGVRGSRGEPGPGLNPTWLPQGVDPRRGTVPSDDPRSRSRVPSDASRSNRAPLDVDSHARLSAIDLERRSRLPSDVSGEKRKGGSLPRGPAPEDGKHRREGKEDKREERRDGKEERKGERRDGKEERRADGKGEKRDPCDERERKDQREERDREGGERRNDKDKEKRDRRDDRERREDRERRDRDNREEDKEKRDGKGEKDDRREGKEKRDEKRDDRERRDDWEIKDDKRIDCERRDARDRRDDGEEKDRRRSPRAGKPETILRPVEGSRPVVRPHSEMELRPSLQKTSSEDLRTRVRPASETYCGSTLPRYIPSEETKRGETRGRAESTGVRFAPGPAPDSAFNSSSRSAQPPTKQAMLPPKGQPTTTSSTEPGRTSTPPSSSSSSTSSTSSAIAVAKPPRTVSLVISDDPPPPPSPVPPARFSHVPPSFTPGESATPPPVPPHAKQPPVPPPKLTNRNSNPALFAELSQAGSGVIVFPAPTRPSPPTPPKRMTPVTKHLSDDPSPEAEASFPSSSAPVPVPIPTVSVPPSTDQDDNQDTLKAVGFQLPTSDPAPRPLSHIQISTPSSHPNLPLPNPVSVPLSIHQKDPPSPTTEPPSHPPASVPAIPLHILIQRALCSPSPAQANPDGSQRAHSMLFESPPEFLTEAGGRRSLPVTIELLRLPEDDDFNMEEELEKLHPRRMLPSQSPRQPELESRNRRGLIGEPRVSVIPEGRGPGDSSEEDEDEETDSDGPILYRDDDEDEDEDPPSALASRVTRKDTLALKLERQQEREEQEGGEGQDGVAWQSREQWEALRNKIGTTLNRRLSQRPTAEELEQRNILPARNEADIRAERSEIKRRLTRKLSQRPTIAELQARKILRFHEYVECTTTQDYDRRADKPWTKLTPSDKAAIRKELNEFKSSEMEVHEESRIYTRFHRP
- the phactr4a gene encoding phosphatase and actin regulator 4A isoform X2 gives rise to the protein MGQSASDAETVPRQHQPQPAQHNTDDEVDLQHSTTGSEGGNSSGETPPSKRKGKFSSFGNMFKPWKWRKKKSSETFLETSIVLERKISVRRPRQELIDRGVLKELPENESNDVNHSKVTGVKNGQPVSMDVDRVSESGVRGSRGEPGPGLNPTWLPQGVDPRRGTVPSDDPRSRSRVPSDASRSNRAPLDVDSHARLSAIDLERRSRLPSDVSGEKRKGGSLPRGPAPEDGKHRREGKEDKREERRDGKEERKGERRDGKEERRADGKGEKRDPCDERERKDQREERDREGGERRNDKDKEKRDRRDDRERREDRERRDRDNREEDKEKRDGKGEKDDRREGKEKRDEKRDDRERRDDWEIKDDKRIDCERRDARDRRDDGEEKDRRRSPRAGKPETILRPVEGSRPVVRPHSEMELRPSLQKTSSEDLRTRVRPASETYCGSTLPRYIPSEETKRGETRGRAESTGVRFAPGPAPDSAFNSSSRSAQPPTKQAMLPPKGQPTTTSSTEPGRTSTPPSSSSSSTSSTSSAIAVAKPPRTVSLVISDDPPPPPSPVPPARFSHVPPSFTPGESATPPPVPPHAKQPPVPPPKLTNRNSNPALFAELSQAGSGVIVFPAPTRPSPPTPPKRMTPVTKHLSDDPSPEAEASFPSSSAPVPVPIPTVSVPPSTDQDDNQDTLKAVGFQLPTSDPAPRPLSHIQISTPSSHPNLPLPNPVSVPLSIHQKDPPSPTTEPPSHPPASVPAIPLHILIQRALCSPSPAQANPDGSQRAHSMLFESPPEFLTEAGGRRSLPVTIELLRLPEDDDFNMEEELEKLHPRRMLPSQSPRQPELESRNRRGLIGEPRVSVIPEGRGPGDSSEEDEDEETDSDGPILYRDDDEDEDEDPPSALASRVTRKDTLALKLERQQEREEQEGGEGQDGVAWQSREQWEALRNKIGTTLNRRLSQRPTAEELEQRNILPARNEADIRAERSEIKRRLTRKLSQRPTIAELQARKILRFHEYVECTTTQDYDRRADKPWTKLTPSDKAAIRKELNEFKSSEMEVHEESRIYTRFHRP
- the phactr4a gene encoding phosphatase and actin regulator 4A isoform X4 gives rise to the protein MEELCCRGFCVGKRERERGGGDGQAQTDDEVDLQHSTTGSEGGNSSGETPPSKRKGKFSSFGNMFKPWKWRKKKSSETFLETSIVLERKISVRRPRQELIDRGVLKELPENESNDVNHSKVTGVKNGQPVSMDVDRVSESGVRGSRGEPGPGLNPTWLPQGVDPRRGTVPSDDPRSRSRVPSDASRSNRAPLDVDSHARLSAIDLERRSRLPSDVSGEKRKGGSLPRGPAPEDGKHRREGKEDKREERRDGKEERKGERRDGKEERRADGKGEKRDPCDERERKDQREERDREGGERRNDKDKEKRDRRDDRERREDRERRDRDNREEDKEKRDGKGEKDDRREGKEKRDEKRDDRERRDDWEIKDDKRIDCERRDARDRRDDGEEKDRRRSPRAGKPETILRPVEGSRPVVRPHSEMELRPSLQKTSSEDLRTRVRPASETYCGSTLPRYIPSEETKRGETRGRAESTGVRFAPGPAPDSAFNSSSRSAQPPTKQAMLPPKGQPTTTSSTEPGRTSTPPSSSSSSTSSTSSAIAVAKPPRTVSLVISDDPPPPPSPVPPARFSHVPPSFTPGESATPPPVPPHAKQPPVPPPKLTNRNSNPALFAELSQAGSGVIVFPAPTRPSPPTPPKRMTPVTKHLSDDPSPEAEASFPSSSAPVPVPIPTVSVPPSTDQDDNQDTLKAKDPPSPTTEPPSHPPASVPAIPLHILIQRALCSPSPAQANPDGSQRAHSMLFESPPEFLTEAGGRRSLPVTIELLRLPEDDDFNMEEELEKLHPRRMLPSQSPRQPELESRNRRGLIGEPRVSVIPEGRGPGDSSEEDEDEETDSDGPILYRDDDEDEDEDPPSALASRVTRKDTLALKLERQQEREEQEGGEGQDGVAWQSREQWEALRNKIGTTLNRRLSQRPTAEELEQRNILPARNEADIRAERSEIKRRLTRKLSQRPTIAELQARKILRFHEYVECTTTQDYDRRADKPWTKLTPSDKAAIRKELNEFKSSEMEVHEESRIYTRFHRP
- the phactr4a gene encoding phosphatase and actin regulator 4A isoform X1 yields the protein MEELCCRGFCVGKRERERGGGDGQAQTDDEVDLQHSTTGSEGGNSSGETPPSKRKGKFSSFGNMFKPWKWRKKKSSETFLETSIVLERKISVRRPRQELIDRGVLKELPENESNDVNHSKVTGVKNGQPVSMDVDRVSESGVRGSRGEPGPGLNPTWLPQGVDPRRGTVPSDDPRSRSRVPSDASRSNRAPLDVDSHARLSAIDLERRSRLPSDVSGEKRKGGSLPRGPAPEDGKHRREGKEDKREERRDGKEERKGERRDGKEERRADGKGEKRDPCDERERKDQREERDREGGERRNDKDKEKRDRRDDRERREDRERRDRDNREEDKEKRDGKGEKDDRREGKEKRDEKRDDRERRDDWEIKDDKRIDCERRDARDRRDDGEEKDRRRSPRAGKPETILRPVEGSRPVVRPHSEMELRPSLQKTSSEDLRTRVRPASETYCGSTLPRYIPSEETKRGETRGRAESTGVRFAPGPAPDSAFNSSSRSAQPPTKQAMLPPKGQPTTTSSTEPGRTSTPPSSSSSSTSSTSSAIAVAKPPRTVSLVISDDPPPPPSPVPPARFSHVPPSFTPGESATPPPVPPHAKQPPVPPPKLTNRNSNPALFAELSQAGSGVIVFPAPTRPSPPTPPKRMTPVTKHLSDDPSPEAEASFPSSSAPVPVPIPTVSVPPSTDQDDNQDTLKAVGFQLPTSDPAPRPLSHIQISTPSSHPNLPLPNPVSVPLSIHQKDPPSPTTEPPSHPPASVPAIPLHILIQRALCSPSPAQANPDGSQRAHSMLFESPPEFLTEAGGRRSLPVTIELLRLPEDDDFNMEEELEKLHPRRMLPSQSPRQPELESRNRRGLIGEPRVSVIPEGRGPGDSSEEDEDEETDSDGPILYRDDDEDEDEDPPSALASRVTRKDTLALKLERQQEREEQEGGEGQDGVAWQSREQWEALRNKIGTTLNRRLSQRPTAEELEQRNILPARNEADIRAERSEIKRRLTRKLSQRPTIAELQARKILRFHEYVECTTTQDYDRRADKPWTKLTPSDKAAIRKELNEFKSSEMEVHEESRIYTRFHRP
- the phactr4a gene encoding phosphatase and actin regulator 4A isoform X5, translated to MFKPWKWRKKKSSETFLETSIVLERKISVRRPRQELIDRGVLKELPENESNDVNHSKVTGVKNGQPVSMDVDRVSESGVRGSRGEPGPGLNPTWLPQGVDPRRGTVPSDDPRSRSRVPSDASRSNRAPLDVDSHARLSAIDLERRSRLPSDVSGEKRKGGSLPRGPAPEDGKHRREGKEDKREERRDGKEERKGERRDGKEERRADGKGEKRDPCDERERKDQREERDREGGERRNDKDKEKRDRRDDRERREDRERRDRDNREEDKEKRDGKGEKDDRREGKEKRDEKRDDRERRDDWEIKDDKRIDCERRDARDRRDDGEEKDRRRSPRAGKPETILRPVEGSRPVVRPHSEMELRPSLQKTSSEDLRTRVRPASETYCGSTLPRYIPSEETKRGETRGRAESTGVRFAPGPAPDSAFNSSSRSAQPPTKQAMLPPKGQPTTTSSTEPGRTSTPPSSSSSSTSSTSSAIAVAKPPRTVSLVISDDPPPPPSPVPPARFSHVPPSFTPGESATPPPVPPHAKQPPVPPPKLTNRNSNPALFAELSQAGSGVIVFPAPTRPSPPTPPKRMTPVTKHLSDDPSPEAEASFPSSSAPVPVPIPTVSVPPSTDQDDNQDTLKAVGFQLPTSDPAPRPLSHIQISTPSSHPNLPLPNPVSVPLSIHQKDPPSPTTEPPSHPPASVPAIPLHILIQRALCSPSPAQANPDGSQRAHSMLFESPPEFLTEAGGRRSLPVTIELLRLPEDDDFNMEEELEKLHPRRMLPSQSPRQPELESRNRRGLIGEPRVSVIPEGRGPGDSSEEDEDEETDSDGPILYRDDDEDEDEDPPSALASRVTRKDTLALKLERQQEREEQEGGEGQDGVAWQSREQWEALRNKIGTTLNRRLSQRPTAEELEQRNILPARNEADIRAERSEIKRRLTRKLSQRPTIAELQARKILRFHEYVECTTTQDYDRRADKPWTKLTPSDKAAIRKELNEFKSSEMEVHEESRIYTRFHRP